The following coding sequences are from one Musa acuminata AAA Group cultivar baxijiao chromosome BXJ2-4, Cavendish_Baxijiao_AAA, whole genome shotgun sequence window:
- the LOC103981459 gene encoding uncharacterized protein LOC103981459: MARKPVHRPLPPPPAKPALSAMGRRPQMMAKEPAKRRASLAEVAGATTAGFAALCCCCPCGLVHLLIVVVLKLPLGLVRRALRLRRNRWAASTKPKTGLWRPEAGVFRGDDDFSLYHGVLLARSSFNETYPAESPSPELAELEREMLAKFHAAGFWRSLSQR, encoded by the coding sequence ATGGCTCGCAAGCCTGTTCACCGGCCACTTCCCCCTCCGCCGGCGAAGCCCGCTTTATCCGCCATGGGCCGCCGGCCTCAGATGATGGCAAAGGAGCCAGCGAAGCGGCGAGCATCTCTAGCGGAGGTGGCCGGTGCCACGACGGCGGGGTTCGCAGCGCTCTGTTGCTGTTGCCCATGCGGCCTGGTGCACCTTCTCATCGTGGTGGTGCTGAAGCTGCCTTTGGGTCTCGTGCGGCGGGCGCTACGGCTGAGGAGGAATCGCTGGGCGGCGAGCACGAAGCCCAAAACCGGCCTTTGGAGGCCGGAAGCCGGCGTCTTTCGCGGCGACGACGATTTCAGTCTCTACCATGGGGTCCTTCTGGCAAGGTCCAGCTTCAATGAGACGTATCCGGCGGAGTCGCCATCGCCGGAGTTAGCGGAGCTGGAGAGGGAGATGTTGGCGAAGTTCCACGCCGCCGGCTTTTGGCGGAGCCTTTCGCAAAGATAA
- the LOC135610015 gene encoding uncharacterized protein LOC135610015, with protein MATMQTPMLGILLLLCWAVTIQAKHTKYKDPNQPVDVRVRDLMKHMTLAEKIGQMTQIERQIASAQVLKDYFIGSILSGGGSVPARHASAKVWVNMIKKLQKACLSTRLGIPMIYGIDAIHGHNTAYNATIFPHNIGLGATRDPDLVKRIGAATALEVRATGIPYTFAPCVAVCRDPRWGRCYESYSEDHKVVQEMTQIILGLQGDVPANYTKGFPYVAGKKNIAACAKHFVGDGGTQKGINSNNTIINLHGLLGIHMPPYYNSIAKGVSSVMVSYSSLNGIKMHANRHLITGFLKKKLGFKGFVISDYQGIDFITTPPDANYTYSVQTSINAGIDMVMVPFDYHGFISNLTTLVNAKVIPMSRINDAVRRILRVKFVMGLFENPLPDKSLVDQLGKKEHRELAREAVRRSLVLLKNGKSGKKPLLPLPKKADKILVAGSHADNLGFQCGGWTIEWQGRSGRITAGTTILDAIRSTADPATSIVFSENPDADFVKSNNFSYAIVVVGEPPYAETAGDSLNLTIAEPGPSTIRAVCGPVKCAVVIISGRPVVIEPYVPLMDALVAAWLPGSEGQGVADVLFGDFCFSGKLPRTWFKSVDQLPMNVGDRHYDPLFPFGFGLTTKPRPAV; from the exons ATGGCAACTATGCAGACACCAATGCTTGGGATTCTATTACTGTTGTGCTGGGCAGTAACCATACAAGCAAAGCATACAAAATACAAAGATCCCAACCAGCCAGTGGATGTTCGAGTCAGAGATCTAATGAAGCACATGACTCTCGCTGAAAAGATTGGTCAGATGACACAAATTGAGCGACAAATTGCCTCAGCTCAAGTCTTGAAAGACTACTTCATCG GTAGCATTCTTAGTGGTGGGGGAAGTGTTCCTGCTCGTCACGCCTCTGCTAAGGTTtgggtgaatatgataaaaaaactTCAGAAGGCATGTCTGTCGACACGCTTGGGAATTCCTATGATTTATGGGATTGATGCCATTCATGGTCACAATACTGCCTACAATGCAACTATATTTCCTCACAACATTGGTCTTGGAGCCACAAG GGATCCTGATCTTGTAAAGAGGATTGGTGCCGCAACAGCCCTTGAAGTCAGAGCAACAGGCATTCCTTACACTTTTGCGCCCTGTGTTGCA GTCTGTAGAGATCCAAGGTGGGGCAGGTGCTACGAGAGCTATAGCGAGGATCACAAGGTTGTGCAGGAAATGACACAAATTATCCTTGGCTTACAGGGAGATGTCCCTGCGAACTACACAAAGGGCTTTCCTTATGTTGCCGGAAA GAAAAATATAGCAGCTTGCGCCAAGCACTTTGTTGGTGATGGTGGAACACAAAAAGGAATTAACTCGAACAATACTATCATCAATCTCCATGGACTCCTTGGCATCCATATGCCTCCTTACTATAATTCCATTGCCAAGGGTGTGTCCTCGGTCATGGTTTCTTATTCAAGCTTGAATGGAATCAAAATGCATGCCAACCGTCATCTAATCACTGGCTTCCTCAAAAAGAAGCTTGGTTTTAAG GGATTCGTGATTTCAGACTATCAAGGCATTGATTTTATCACCACTCCACCTGATGCAAATTACACATATTCTGTTCAAACATCAATAAATGCTGGAATCGATATG GTGATGGTTCCATTTGACTATCATGGGTTCATCAGTAATCTGACCACTCTTGTTAATGCCAAAGTCATCCCCATGAGCCGAATTAATGATGCTGTAAGAAGGATCTTGCGGGTAAAGTTTGTTATGGGTCTCTTTGAGAACCCACTGCCTGATAAAAGCTTAGTCGATCAACTCGGGAAAAAG GAGCACAGGGAGTTGGCAAGGGAAGCCGTAAGGAGATCACTTGTGCTGTTGAAAAATGGAAAATCTGGTAAGAAGCCGTTGTTGCCCCTGCCCAAGAAAGCCGACAAAATCCTTGTCGCCGGAAGTCATGCTGATAACTTGGGCTTTCAATGTGGTGGGTGGACAATTGAGTGGCAAGGACGCAGTGGAAGAATCACTGCTG GTACCACAATCCTGGATGCCATTAGATCCACAGCGGACCCAGCAACCAGTATCGTCTTCTCCGAGAACCCCGACGCTGACTTCGTCAAGAGCAACAACTTCTCCTATGCCATCGTCGTTGTCGGAGAACCACCCTACGCTGAAACAGCCGGAGACAGCCTCAACCTCACCATCGCTGAGCCTGGACCAAGCACAATCCGAGCGGTGTGCGGCCCCGTGAAGTGCGCAGTGGTCATCATCTCCGGCAGGCCTGTCGTGATCGAGCCATACGTGCCCTTGATGGACGCGCTTGTGGCCGCATGGCTGCCAGGCTCAGAAGGCCAAGGTGTGGCCGACGTCCTCTTCGGTGACTTCTGTTTCAGCGGAAAGCTTCCCCGCACTTGGTTCAAGTCCGTCGACCAGCTTCCCATGAACGTTGGCGACCGGCACTATGATCCCCTGTTCCCATTTGGATTTGGCTTGACAACGAAACCAAGGCCAGCAGTGTAG